The segment ACGACCGGCTCTTTCGCGTCGCCGATCCTCTGGAGAACGGATCAGATATGATGGAGCACCTTAACCCGCAATCGTTGGAAATTCTCAAGTCCTGCCGTCTGGAGCCCAGCCTGGCCGCCGCGGCGCCCGGGGCCAGATTCCAGTTTGAGCGCTCCGGCTATTTCTGTGTGGATACTGGCGATTCCACGGCCCAAGCCCTGGTCTTCAACCGTACGGTCACGTTACGCGATGCCTGGACTAAAATAGCGGGCAGATGACGGGCCGCCGGTTTTAGCGGCTCGAATTATCTGCGATTGCCTGCATGATGCTACTCAATCCAGGAATTTGTTCAATCCTGTTTCGGGTTCTCTCCGAACCTACAAGAAGCGCTGACTCCGGCTCTTTTGCCGCTTCAAGAAACAGCACGTAGATATCAAACTCCCGATCCGTTTTATATGAAAATCCCCCCCATCCCCCCTTTACCAAAGGGGGATTAAGGGGGGATTTTCATGCTTCGTTGTGCCTGCGCCGGGCATGGGGGTTACTTCTTGATTGTATAATCTACTGCCGCTTCAACCCGGCGGTTTTTCTGCCTGCCCGCTTTCGTCTTATTGCTGTCAAGCGGCTTGGACATACCGTAGCCTTTGGCCGTCACGCGTGATTCTGCTATGCCGAACTTCTTCGTCAAATAGCTTTTAACGCTGTCGGCCCGTTTCGCGGAAAGCTTCTCATTAGGAACTTTGCCGCCGACATTGTCCGTATGTCCCTCAATAACCACTTTGAGATCTGGGTAATTTTTCATGACATCGGCAAATTTCTGAATTTCTTTATCAAACACGGGTTTTATGACCGCCTTGTTGGTATCGAACTCGACTTTGATGGTCGCCCGGCCTTTCTCGAACATTTCCTTGGCAACCGCTGCCGCTGCTACTTGTTCTTTCGTCTCCACTATGGCGGCCGCCGCCGGCGCTTCCGCTCGAACTTCCTGAAGCTGTTCCACCGGTGGTGGGGGTGGTGGGCAACCGTACTGATCCACCTTCACGCCTGCCGGCGTGCCGGGGCACTTATCGAGATAGTCGGGAACACCGTCCTTATCGGAATCGAGAGGACAACCGTCCTGATCAACCTTCACACCTTCCGGCGTACCGGGACACTTGTCCAGATTGTCGGTAACGCCGTCCTTATCGGAATCCAGAGGACAACCGTCCTGATCAACTTTGACGCCTATTGGCGTACCGGGGCATTTATCGTAATTGTCTGATACGCCATCGTTATCAGAATCAACAACGACTGGCGCCGTGGGCTGACTGGGGCCGCCGAAATAGATGGTTGCGCCCAGGGTGTATTCCACGTTGCTAATATTGTCATTCAACAGAATCAGGTGCCGTACGTCCGCACGGAGAGCTATATTACTGTAGAGGAAATACTTCAGCCCTGCCCCGTAATCAATGACACCATGATTCCGGTCATTCATCAGCTCGTGCTTATAACTGACGCTTCTGCCCCCCGCACCCACGGCAAGGTGTGGTGAAAGCCGGCGTTCCGGATAGAGGTGATAAAGGGTCTCCAGCCGGTACGCAAAAACATTGGTACTGGATGTTAAAGCCGGGTCGGAATATTCCGTTTTCAGATATTCAAAACTACCTTCCAGGCCCCAATTCCTGGTGATATCGTAACCTAAGCGGAGACCGGAAACCGCTTGGTTTTTCAGGCCCTCAGAGTCTTTTCCGAACGTGTATAGTCCGACAAAAGGCGTGAAGGAGTACGTCTTGGCCTTAACCTCTGCCAGGCCATTTGCTCCCATGATAAAGACAGCAATAAAAACAAATAACAAGCTTGTGATTTTTTTCATTATTATTCCTCCATTTCTCGACAAAATCATTACACGCTGAAGCTTTTTATGCGTAGGTTCATAGTAGCCAAAGGGCGGGGGAATATCAAGGTTTTTTTAGCCCTGCCAAATAGTCTTGACTCACCACCTGCTTTTTCCTATACTCAGCCCGTGGTTAATAACCTTTTGCGAGGTGCCCCATGAACCGGAGAAAATTTTTGCAGGCAACGGCAGCAGCCGGGCTTGGCCTCTCCCTGCCGCCCTCTCTATCGAATCTCGTCGCTGCCACGCCGCCGGCGAAGATAGACCTGGTTGTAGTGCAGGGCTCTTCCGCCGCGCAGATCACGCGGGCAGCCATAGAAGCCCTTGGCGGCATCAGGAAATTCATTTCCCGTGGCGATGTCGTCGTGGTGAAACCCAATATTGGCTGGGACCGCCTCCCCGAGCAGGCAGCCAACACGAATCCGGAGGTTGTCGCCGAGGTGGTGCGTCTCTGTATCGAAGCGGGCGCCAAAAAGGTCAAGGTATTTGATCGTCCCGTAAACGATGCCAGACGGTGCTACGTCCAGAGCGGCATTGCCGCCACGGCTGGCGCCGCCGGCGCCGAAGTGAGCTATATGGACGACCGGAAATTCAGGGATATGGAGATCAAGGGCATCGTCCTCTCATCCTGGCCGCTCTACACGGAAGTTATCGAGGCCGACAAGGTAATCAACATCCCCATCGCCAAACGCCACGGCGAGGCTAAACTCACTCTGTCCATGAAGAACTGGATGGGCGTCATGGGCGGGTCAAGGTATCGGATCCACCAGAAACTCGACGCCAGCATTGTGGATGTGGCGATGAAGATCAAATCCACCCTCACCGTGCTTGACGCCGTGCGCATCCTGACGGGGAACGGCCCCCAGGGCGGCGATCTCCGGGATGTAAAGCGCCTCGATACGGTCATTGCCGGGACCGATCAAGTGGCTATAGACTCCTACGGGGCCACGCTTTTCGGCATGAAGGGAAGTGACCTGGGTTACGTGCGTCTCGGGCAGGAAGCGGGATTCGGCAAAATGGATCTGGCCAAGCTGGCGATCAGAAAAATCTGAAACGGGATACTGAATGCGCAAAATATCGGCACGGAAATGGCGCATGATCAGCCAGGGGTTCTTTCTCCTGCTGTTTATCTTCCTTTTCATGCAAACCGAGTCCAAGGGGAATGACGAGCTGGGTTATCCCGTGCGTCTCTTTCTGGACTTCGACCCGCTTGTTTCCCTCACCACCCTCCTTGCCTCGCATGCGCTGCCGGCGGCCTTCCTGCTGTCGCTGGCCGCCATCGTTTTAACGATCGTGCTGGGCCGGGTGTTCTGCGGCTGGGCCTGCCCGCTGGGGACGATGAACAATATCGTGGGTTCTTTTCAAAAACACCGCCCCGGCGTTATGCCCCGGACCTGGTATCGGTTTAAATACTACGTGCTTATTTTCCTTGTTGTATCTTCCCTTTTCAAGCTGCAGTTTGCAGGCATCATGGATCCGCTGGCGCTGACCATCCGTTCCTTTTCCGTCACCATTGCCCCTCTTTTCAATTATTGCGTCCGCGCCGTTTTCGACGCCGCCTACACGGCCAATCCCCTGGACATCAGCGTGGTTTCCGAGCCGGTCTACGACGTTCTGAAAAAAACCTTCCTGTCTTTCACGCAGCCTTTCTACCGGCAGGGAATATTCATCGGTCTTATCTTTCTGCTTATTCTCGGCCTGAACCTCTGGGAACGCCGGTTCTGGTGCAAAGTTATCTGCCCCCTCGGGGCGCTGCTCGGCCTGCTTTCCCGTTACTCGTTCCTGAAGCTCAAGCTGAGCGAAGGCTGCAAGGAATGCGGGGTCTGTGCAACCGTCTGCCAGGGCAACGCGCTGCCGGACAAGCGTGATCAGTGGTTAGGAACAGAGTGCCTGATGTGCCGGAACTGCGATGATATCTGTCCCGCGGAGGCGATAAGCTTCGGCGGCCGACGAAAATTTGCCGCCCCGGCCCTGGATCTGGGCCGAAGACGGGTAATCGCGGCTGCGGTGAGCGGTGTTGTGGCCGTTCCTCTGCTGCGGACAACACCGTTTGCCGGTGCGGGCGGCCGCAACCCCTTGCTCATCAGACCACCCGGATCGCTTGAGGAAAAGGCCTTTCTCGCCCGGTGCGTCAAATGCGGCGAGTGCCTGAAGGTCTGTCTCACCAACGGCCTCCAGCCTACGCTCTTGGAGGCCGGTCTGGAAGGCATCTGGTCGCCTGTGCTCGTGCCGCGGCTGGGTTACTGCGAATACCGTTGCACCCTCTGCGGCCAGGTCTGTCCGACCGGTGCCATCAAACAACTTACCATGGGCGAAAAGGCCCGGACAAAGATCGGCTTGGCCATGATTGACAAGGGGCGTTGCCTTCCCTGGGCTCATGGCAGGCCCTGCATCGTCTGCGAAGAGGTCTGCCCCACGCCGAAGAAGGCCATCTGGTTCGAAGACGTTATAGTGACAGAGCGGGACGGCCGGAAGGTCTCCCTGAAGCAGCCCCACGTAGATCTGGAGCTCTGCATGGGCTGCGGCATCTGCGAGACCAAATGCCCCGTGCTGGGCACGCCGGCGATCAAGGTCACGAGCATCGGCGAGAGCAGATCTCCGGAGAATCAGTTGCTGCTGAAGTGATTAATTTTCCGTGTTTCCCGGCGTCGTGACGTGTTCATCGTGGCAATGGGACTTAATCTATGGTATAGAGGCTCCAAGATCATCGTCGGCACAGCCGGCATATAATCGCAAAGGAGGAAATAAAGATGAAAAGATTGAGGACGATCCTGTGTTCAGGTTTATTGTTTCTGATTGTATCGGGCTGCGCTTCCATCAACTACAACGAAATAGCGCCTAATGCTAATACATTCCAGCCCAAAGTCGCCGTCGTACTTCCGGCCATCAAGATGCCCGAAGGGACGGAACAGGACATTGATAAAGTGGCCAAGGCAATTTTTGATGCCGCTGTCGCAACCAAGCGCTTCGGGCGGGTCATAGATCCCATGACGGCCAAGTCCCAGATGTCCGATAATGGCGATCTGCAGAGCGCCGTGATGACCTACACGAATAAATTGAGGTCACTGGCGGTTTCCGATAAGGACAGCGCCCTGAAGATCGGCGAAATTTTACAGGCCGACACCATTATTGTGGGCGAAGTGAGTAAATGGGGCTATGGAATATATGCCGGCGAAAAGAACGGAGAAGTCGGGATGGCGATAAAAATGGTAGATGTCGCAACCGGCACTATTTACTGGAAAGCAGCTCACGCGGCCAAGGAAACATACTCCCTGTTCAAACCGGATCTTACGGATATGGCAACTAAACTGGCCAAAAAGATCTTCGAATATATGCCGAAACCAAAATAATTTCTGACTTACCGGGTAATTGCCGGGACATCATAGAAATTTGGGGCAGAGTCAACGGGACTGAAAATCCTCCGCCTGTTGAGTGAAAAAGAGTGTTCAAAATCCGAAATAGCGAATATATTGGGACAAAATACAATTACCGGTTTTCTCAACAGGATGATGAACAAACTCCTCAAGGATGGCATGATTACAAGGACTTTGCCGGATAAGCCTATGAGCCGATTACAAAAATATCGCATTACCCCTGCCGGGCTGGCGGAGTTAAGGCGGTTCCAGCAACAATGATACGGAGGCCATCGTATAAATACGGGAAGTTTCCCTTAATTTTTCAATTTTTTTGGTGATGACATTCCGATTTCCAGCCAAGACCCTCCTGCGATAGCCCTTTTTGTTTGCGCAAGCTCCTGACACGTTCCCCTATAAACAGTCGAATATCTTCCACGATACATTGCCCCCTCTGTAATTTTATAAGCTTAAAAGGGCATGGGGTCTATAAACTATAAATATCAAACAGGATTGATTTTAATATATATATGTAGTAAATGAGCCTGGAACATTGCCGTTAATGGCTGGTCAATCGTTTAGAACGCACGCAATTAGCCTCATTGTTAAGGCGTATGATAAAACTCATTACAAAACCTGATCCCCGCAGTAAAACAGGGCCTTTCGAGCTTCTACTCAACGACATTCAAAACTGTAAAGCTGATAGTACAATCTGCCCCGCGCTCAATACTCGTCAGTTTTATTTTGAGCCAAATAGTCAGACCGCTCCTTATTGGAAAAAAGAAGGCTGTTTTACCGAGCAAATTGATTATCGGCTGATGTTCATCTGCGAAAGCCCTGGGCCATCAGCTAAAGAAGGCAGTGCAGAAGTTCCGGAGCGCTGCTTTGGTTCTCCCGGTGACCGTTTCCAGAAGGTACGCCAACAATACGGCTTGGCTAATTGTTACATCACGAATACCGTCAAATGCGGAGTCCGCCAGGGTGGAAAGCATAGCCTGACCGAAGTTGAGGCATGCAGAAAATTCCTTGTGCGCGAAATCGATCTTGTTGAGCCAGCGATAATTGTTGCGGTAGGTGGGAACGCCTTCCAGACTTTGCGTACAGAAATTTGGGGGCATTTGAAAATAGCGCCCATCCTATACCAGATCACGCACTATTCAAGCCGTAGAAATGTATGGGATGCTTGGGATAGTGAATTTCCAGAGTTACTTAGGCTTTTAACGCGGTTACGTCCACGGGAAGAGTGGGGCGAAAGGAGAAATATCAAACTCAGCGACAAGCCATTAAAAATTGTTGGTGAAGAATGTGGTACCAGAATTGTTTCGGAATTGTTTAAGGCCGGTGACCGATATGTATTTTTTGACATCGGCTGGCCGGATGCTGCGCTGAATCCCATTCATTGGATTGGTAAGCTGGTATCCGAAAAGGATGGGGTTATGGTGTTCCAGGATGACACCCATGCAGACATTGAGCCCGAGCCCAGGACATATACGATATCTCCAATAACCACCAGGGACAAGTACTATAATGGAGGCTCTATGTTGGATGATGTCAATGAGTGGCGGCAGTGGCAGAAGGACAATGGCTATGGAGAAGAACAGGCCAAAGAGGTGCTCCAAGAAAGGATGAAGGGAAATGTGGATATTCAATAAGGATCTTCTGTTTCTAACTTAACAAAAAACGAACATTAAAAGCAAATAGCCTCATTAAATTAATATGATTGCCTATCATTTAACTGCCCTATAAATTTCCAACGCAAAAAGAGGGATTTTGTTTTAATGCCTGCTTTATTATGGTTTAAAAACCTATTTGGGAGAAGGGGCACACATTCCTGACAGGGTAAGGGAAATCCGGGGGCGCCTTGCCAGTTATTTTCGGAAACCATGATGATATTTTAAGTAATATCAAGTGGAAACACGAAGAGCTTACATGAGCATACAAATGAAAATCTTTTCCGACTATATCTGATCATTCTGTTACATCGGCAAGGGCATTGGCGATAAGATAAAAGAAATCTACGACATTGAAGATCTCTGGGTCAGCTATGAGCTCCATCCCGAGACGCCGCCTCCCGAGGGCATTCTGTTTTCTTGCCCCCGATAAAATCGCCTTGCAATATGCATAAAGATGTGTATGATCATTCCATGCAATTCACATGGCATGAAGCGTAGCGAAAAGCAAACATCAAAAAGCACGGCATTGATTTTGCCGATGCAAGCAAGGTTTTCGCTGGGCCTACTTTTACATTTGAGGACACTCGATTTGATTATGGGGGAACAACGCTGGATTACAATAGGTCTGTGCGACCTTTCGGTCGTGGTAATCGCACATACTGAAACAGAAGACGAAATCCATATTATCTCCATGCGAAAGGCGGAAAAACATGAACATAAAATCTTCTTCGAAAATCTCTGATGACGCCCCCGTCGTTACACAGGCGGATATTAATCGCGCCCGGTTCCGCGTCAACCTTCAGGATGCCCCCCGCAAGCAAAGAGTCAATATTATGCTCGACACGGGGGTGATTGCTTTCTTCAAGACCAAGGCCGGTGAGCGTGGGTATCAGACGCTGATCAATGAAACGCTTAAACGGTCGATACACCAGGAAGAAATTGAAACCCTCCTGCGCCGCATTGTCCGCGAGGAACTGGCAAGTTACCAATAATTGGGACCAGAATGATTTTGGACAGCCATTTATTTACGGTGAAATCCGGCGACGCCTTGCCAGTTATTTTCGGAAACCAGTATGATGTCCCCAGATTTCCAGATTTCACGCAACCAATTGAAAGGACAATTAAAGGAAGGATCAGTTGCTATGGTTCAAAAAGACAGGTTTCGACTGTTGTTCGGCGTATTCTTTTTAAGTGCATTTATTTTTGTATATCCTGCCTTTGTGGATAAGGTCTTAGGAAAAGAAGCGGCGGCAGCCTCGACAGCGGAACAAGGCCGCATCAAGCGCGCCCGATTGGCACATGAGCAGCGCTGGAACGACCTGGCGAGGAAGGCGCAGGCGACGCAGGATCAATGGGGTGTTACCGATGACAGCTTTTCTCTGAAGCAGGCAGTGACTGAAGCGAATGACCTGAAAAAAGAAATAGCCCACCTGAAGGGTCGCCTCGATGACCAGTATGGTGAGTATACGAGAAATCTGCAGGCCGCTTACACCCGGCAACGTGCCCTGACGAAAGCAAAGCTTCCGCCCAAAGCGTCCCCGAAAGATGCCGTGAAGACCACAAAGGAGTACAATAAGAGAATATCGGCCTATAAGCGTCAGGAAAAAGAAGCGGTGATGGAAAAGACCGCGGAAAAGCTCTTAATGGAGGAGAATCTGACGCTCGCCCGGGCGAAAGTGGAGTACCTTGGACAGCAGATCCGGCTGCTGGCGCCGTTCATCAAGCGCCTCCAGAACTTGCAGGATCGTAAATTCACCCTTCCCGAGGGAGGCGCCATGACGGTTAACCTGGGCGAACCGGATGCAGAGAACAACCGGTTCCCCGTCCATCTGCAGCACGGCGGTAAATCGTGGTCAACATATTGGAATTATACGGATAGTAATATCGCCATCGGCTTCTACCGAACGAGTATTTACCTGAAGGCCGAGGGACTTTTCCAGATCGAAGAAACGCCGGAACTCAACCCAAAGCTGACGGCGGCGCGGTTGACGCATCCGGAGACGAAGGAAACGCGCGAATTCGTTCTGGAAAATCCAAAAATATTAACCGAGATCGATCAGTTCGGCAAAATTAAGCAAGAGGAGGCAGCTGCGCAGGAGGCGAGTAAATTGGCGGTAAGATTGCTTGCCCGGAAGGAAATCGGGAAAGACGGCCGGTTTATCGCTTATGATGACGGGACAGTCCTTGATAGGGGGAGCGGTTTGATGTGGGCGGCAAAAGACAATGGGTCTGATATTAACTGGCAGGGCGCCAAGAGCTATTGCGAGAATTATCGGGGGGGCGGATACACAGACTGGCGGATGCCGACGCAGGATGAGCTGATGGGCTTGTATGATAAGGCTAAGGGTTATAAGTATGCCTGCGGAGATGATGCACATTTAACAGAATTGATTCGTCTTACCTGTTATTGGACGTGGGCTTCCGAAACAAGTGATTCCAAGGCTGCCTGCTTCCGTTTCGGTGGCGGTGGCTACCGTTGCTCGGGGCCCCCGTCTGGCTCCGGCTTCTCACGTGGACTCCCGGTTCGTTCCGGCAAATAGGCTATTTGGCACTTATCCTGTTCAGCGGGATCAGGATAACAGTTTTGTTACATATGAGGAATTGGGGACAGCCACTCATTTGCGGTGAACAAATCAGTGGATTAGGGTAAACATACCCCAAAAAGCCTGCCGAGGCAGACAAAGGGGGCAAAGAATTAGCAGGAAAATGATCGACGACTTCGTTAATTTGTTAATTATATCATGATAATAAGTAAGTTCCGCGCGAGGAACTGACCTGCACGGACAGGCCGTGACAGACGGGACATCAATAAGTTGTGTTGATGGGGAATCGAAAATGGGATTTGCGGTAAACCGGTCGAAAAATAATTTGCCTTTTGTCAGAAAAACTGATCTATATTCCTGACAAAATTGAATGGTGATGTGCCATGCAAAGCATTGATTCAAAAATACTTAGCAGGATTTATGGCTCCGGTAGGGGTGTTGTCTTAACCCAGGTCGTTTTCTGGACATTGGCAGCCGCGACGCCGTTGACAAGGTAATGTCGCGCCTGGTCCAGAAAGGCACGCTGCGCCGATTGGCACGCGGCCTCTACGATTATCCGACGCAGCACCCGATCATGGTCATTCTTGCGCCGAGTCCCGATGCTATTGCCCAGGCTCTGGCAGGCAAACAAGGTATCCGCCTCCAACCCTCTGGGGCATACGCGGCCAACCGGCTGGGTTTGTCCACACAGGTGCCCGCCGGGATTGTCTATCTGACCGACGGTCCCTCCCGCACGGTGCGGGTGGGAAATCAGGAGATTCGCCTCCAGCGGACTACGCCTCGGAGCATGGGACCAGCCGATCGTATCAGCGGTTTGGTCATTCAAGCGCTGCGGCACCTGGGCCAAAAGCATGTGGATGATGCCGTGATCCTGACCCTGCAACGCAAACTGAGTGATCAAGACAAGAGACGGCTGATGAAGGACATCGCCTATGCACCCGCGTGGGTGGGCAAGCATCTGCGGGAGATTGCCCGGGGAGAGGCCTGAATCATGGATCGGTTTATTCGACTGTCCGACGATGAGCATCGTCGCTACTTTGTGCAAACGGCAGAGCGGATGCGACTCAGTCCGCAGATCATCGAGGCAATCGGGGACGGGTTCACGTTTTAAAATCTATTTAAGCGGGTTTCGACCGTGATGAATATTAACCAATTGATCGGACGCGATGAGGGAAAAACGCTTGAGTTCAAGCGGGATCTCAGTTCTCCCCGCATATCCTGAAAACCTTGACCGCCTTTGCTAACACCGCAGGTGGCGTGTTGCTGATCGGTATTGAGGATGTCACAAAGAATGTTCTTGGGCTTGAGAATCCACTGGATGAAGAGGAACGGTTATGTAGTCTGATTGCCGACAGCATTGAGCCGCGACTTGCGCCCAACGTGGAATTGATAACTTGGCAGAATAAAACCTTGCTGGCCGTAGAAGTGTATCCCAGCGGCTCCCGGCCACACTGGCTGAAACGCGAAGGCCCAATGCAGGGTGTATATGTTCGGCTCGGTTCACCGCCGCTTTCGAAAACCGAGCCCACCGAACAAGTACAGAGATTATTGCTCTGTTTGCAGCGTCAACCATTGGCCGTCCGCGAGATCATGCAATCCTTGAAATTGAACCATCGGCCAACATTGCTTTACGATTATTTGAAACCTGCTATTGATGGGGAGTTTGTTGAAATGACCCAACCAGATTCCCCAAAAAGCCCGACTCAGAAATACCGGTTAACGAAAAAGGGGGAACGGCTTGCCAATGGAACTTAAATTCAAGAAATACGGAAATACGGGCAGTGTCTCTGTATTAAAGATGAAAGGAATTTCCCTGTGATGGAAAAAATCAGCCGCAACGAACCCTGCCCCTGCGGCAGCGGCAGGAAATACAAGAAGTGCTGCCTGCTGAAGGAAGATGAACTCACGTCCCGCCACCGGGAGGAGGGCACCGCGGTGTCACGCGCCCTTGACTGGCTGGCGCAGCATTACCCCCAACAGGTTTCCGAGGCTCTCGATACGGAGTTTTTCGGAGCGCTTGAAGAAACAGAGCGTGACCGTTTGAGCAAGTTATCACCGAGTCTTCAGGAGATGGTTCACATCAACTCCCACGAATGGCTCATCAATGACGCCTGTATTGAGGTGAAGGGGAAAAGGACCCCGGTGCGCGAGTTGCTCCTTGGTTCCGGCGGACTTCTGTTGGTTCCGGCGGGGCGGGAATGGATCAAGGACATGGGGGAGCGCCCCTTGAGCCTGTATGAGGTGCAGCAAGTAACGCCGGGCGTGGGAATAGAACTGGCCGACCTCCTGCGCCCCGAGACTGCGCCGGTCTGGATCAGCGAGCGATCAGCGTCGCGGTCCCTGGTTCGACTGGACATTTTTGGTACCCGCCTCATCCGGCGCGACAGCGGTTTCGTCATGTCCGGCGCCGCCTATCCGTTTGCCCGCGTCGAGGGACTGGCCTGCCGGGACGAGATCCTACGCGAAATGAAAGGAGTTTCCTGGAACTCTGACCTGGCCCGCGAAGTAGTAAGTTGCCATATCACCGACCAATGGCTTGAGGGACTTATTGCAAAACGTCCACTCCCTACACTGGTGGACACCTCCACCGGCGAGCCGATCATGCTGACTACCGACCATTACCGGGTCAGGGATTGGCAGGAGCTTGGGGCATTGCTCGCCCGGCAACCCGATGTGGAGGGTGACCGGAAGGAGGGGTGGGTGCGTTTTAACCCCCTGGAAGGGGAGATACGGCGGTCGCGGGCAGCACTCAATCCCAAAGGAAACGATACCCTGGAGGTCTTCTGCCGCACCCTGAAGCTGGCCGAAGATACGCGCCAGTGGCTGGAGAACCTTGCCGGTAAAGTTCTTAGCTACCAAATCAGGGAGATGGTCGATCCCCGCTCCGAGAAGGCTCTGGAGTCGGCCCCGGCATCACCGCAAGCGGAGATACCGCCGGAGATCGCGTCCCAACTCATCCACAACTACCTGAGTAAATTTTACGCCAACTGGACTGAGGAGATCATACCGGCTTTGGGTAACAAGACACCGCGACAGGCGATAAAAACGGAAAAAGGGCGCCAGGCGGTAATCGATCTTCTCAAGTCATACGAACATGGCGAAGCGCGCCGCGTCAAGAACCAGGGAGGGGAGCCGTTCGATTTCGGCTTTCTCTGGGAGCGTCTGGAGATAATTAAATGATCAATCGGGGACGGGTTCACATTTTATTGCCGAGCAAGCTTGGCAGCCTGCCGTCGAACCGCTCAACTTGCCGTGTTGGGTGGACCTGTATCGGAAAAAAACATTGTTTCAACGCCAGAAAAATACTCCAATTCACTTGACGATATGTCATAAATGACATAGGATGGATGGTGACGAGTCCGCACGATAAATCCTGGGTGTGGTTGCACGGTGAGGTGCAAACCGGCTCTGTATTTGAAAAGAAAACAAATCATACGCCGAAGCCGGTTACCGATGTATGCAAGAAGCGAATAAAAGAGTACGAGTCGTGAGCAGGAGGGTAAAGTCATGATGGAAAAAACCAAAAAGAATATGCTGGAGAAAAAGGGATGGAAAGTTGGAACAACAACTGAATTTCTTGGGTTATCGTCGGAAGAGGCCAGGTATATCGAATTGAAACTGGCGCTGAGTGAACATTTGAAGAAACAGCGTATGAAGAAAAAAATTACGCAGGAGCAGTTGGCCAAGATGATGAGTTCCAGCCAGTCGCGTGTTGCAAAAATGGAAACAGGTGACCCGACTGTTTCATTGGATTTATTGGTGAGATCTCTGTTGACTTTGGGGGCTTCTGAAAAAGATTTGGCAAAAGTCATAACGGCAGCAAATTAAAGGCTGCCCAACTGGGGAAATATGGGGAAATGTGGGGACACTCCCCGGATTAAATCTATAGATGAGTAGGTGCGTAGGGTCTTCCTCGTGGACAAAATCCTTTTGAAATCCGGGGACGCAATACTAATTTCTTCTGAATACAGAGAAGGGAGTTGTTCTGATGGTGACGGAAATAAACCGGCATCTTTACATTATTGCCGGTCCCAATGGTTCGGGAAAGACCACTTTTGT is part of the Deltaproteobacteria bacterium genome and harbors:
- a CDS encoding OmpA family protein, which gives rise to MKKITSLLFVFIAVFIMGANGLAEVKAKTYSFTPFVGLYTFGKDSEGLKNQAVSGLRLGYDITRNWGLEGSFEYLKTEYSDPALTSSTNVFAYRLETLYHLYPERRLSPHLAVGAGGRSVSYKHELMNDRNHGVIDYGAGLKYFLYSNIALRADVRHLILLNDNISNVEYTLGATIYFGGPSQPTAPVVVDSDNDGVSDNYDKCPGTPIGVKVDQDGCPLDSDKDGVTDNLDKCPGTPEGVKVDQDGCPLDSDKDGVPDYLDKCPGTPAGVKVDQYGCPPPPPPVEQLQEVRAEAPAAAAIVETKEQVAAAAVAKEMFEKGRATIKVEFDTNKAVIKPVFDKEIQKFADVMKNYPDLKVVIEGHTDNVGGKVPNEKLSAKRADSVKSYLTKKFGIAESRVTAKGYGMSKPLDSNKTKAGRQKNRRVEAAVDYTIKK
- a CDS encoding DUF362 domain-containing protein, with the protein product MNRRKFLQATAAAGLGLSLPPSLSNLVAATPPAKIDLVVVQGSSAAQITRAAIEALGGIRKFISRGDVVVVKPNIGWDRLPEQAANTNPEVVAEVVRLCIEAGAKKVKVFDRPVNDARRCYVQSGIAATAGAAGAEVSYMDDRKFRDMEIKGIVLSSWPLYTEVIEADKVINIPIAKRHGEAKLTLSMKNWMGVMGGSRYRIHQKLDASIVDVAMKIKSTLTVLDAVRILTGNGPQGGDLRDVKRLDTVIAGTDQVAIDSYGATLFGMKGSDLGYVRLGQEAGFGKMDLAKLAIRKI
- a CDS encoding 4Fe-4S binding protein, coding for MRKISARKWRMISQGFFLLLFIFLFMQTESKGNDELGYPVRLFLDFDPLVSLTTLLASHALPAAFLLSLAAIVLTIVLGRVFCGWACPLGTMNNIVGSFQKHRPGVMPRTWYRFKYYVLIFLVVSSLFKLQFAGIMDPLALTIRSFSVTIAPLFNYCVRAVFDAAYTANPLDISVVSEPVYDVLKKTFLSFTQPFYRQGIFIGLIFLLILGLNLWERRFWCKVICPLGALLGLLSRYSFLKLKLSEGCKECGVCATVCQGNALPDKRDQWLGTECLMCRNCDDICPAEAISFGGRRKFAAPALDLGRRRVIAAAVSGVVAVPLLRTTPFAGAGGRNPLLIRPPGSLEEKAFLARCVKCGECLKVCLTNGLQPTLLEAGLEGIWSPVLVPRLGYCEYRCTLCGQVCPTGAIKQLTMGEKARTKIGLAMIDKGRCLPWAHGRPCIVCEEVCPTPKKAIWFEDVIVTERDGRKVSLKQPHVDLELCMGCGICETKCPVLGTPAIKVTSIGESRSPENQLLLK
- a CDS encoding uracil-DNA glycosylase family protein, whose amino-acid sequence is MIKLITKPDPRSKTGPFELLLNDIQNCKADSTICPALNTRQFYFEPNSQTAPYWKKEGCFTEQIDYRLMFICESPGPSAKEGSAEVPERCFGSPGDRFQKVRQQYGLANCYITNTVKCGVRQGGKHSLTEVEACRKFLVREIDLVEPAIIVAVGGNAFQTLRTEIWGHLKIAPILYQITHYSSRRNVWDAWDSEFPELLRLLTRLRPREEWGERRNIKLSDKPLKIVGEECGTRIVSELFKAGDRYVFFDIGWPDAALNPIHWIGKLVSEKDGVMVFQDDTHADIEPEPRTYTISPITTRDKYYNGGSMLDDVNEWRQWQKDNGYGEEQAKEVLQERMKGNVDIQ
- a CDS encoding BrnA antitoxin family protein, whose translation is MNIKSSSKISDDAPVVTQADINRARFRVNLQDAPRKQRVNIMLDTGVIAFFKTKAGERGYQTLINETLKRSIHQEEIETLLRRIVREELASYQ
- a CDS encoding DUF1566 domain-containing protein, encoding MVQKDRFRLLFGVFFLSAFIFVYPAFVDKVLGKEAAAASTAEQGRIKRARLAHEQRWNDLARKAQATQDQWGVTDDSFSLKQAVTEANDLKKEIAHLKGRLDDQYGEYTRNLQAAYTRQRALTKAKLPPKASPKDAVKTTKEYNKRISAYKRQEKEAVMEKTAEKLLMEENLTLARAKVEYLGQQIRLLAPFIKRLQNLQDRKFTLPEGGAMTVNLGEPDAENNRFPVHLQHGGKSWSTYWNYTDSNIAIGFYRTSIYLKAEGLFQIEETPELNPKLTAARLTHPETKETREFVLENPKILTEIDQFGKIKQEEAAAQEASKLAVRLLARKEIGKDGRFIAYDDGTVLDRGSGLMWAAKDNGSDINWQGAKSYCENYRGGGYTDWRMPTQDELMGLYDKAKGYKYACGDDAHLTELIRLTCYWTWASETSDSKAACFRFGGGGYRCSGPPSGSGFSRGLPVRSGK